A section of the Primulina eburnea isolate SZY01 chromosome 1, ASM2296580v1, whole genome shotgun sequence genome encodes:
- the LOC140834642 gene encoding serine/threonine-protein phosphatase 7 long form homolog, with product MVENTDNVLYLRDRHISNNINAENMDELIPPRRSDKCLWRLLNAGIHLRVRLCLARMGFYGVIQCGPIKYYDNHLLTAIVERWRRETHTFHLTVGEATITLQDVALIWGLNIDGMPITGVDTAYNKNNLQQRCATWLGFRPTSSQIKGAHLYLTALLDHCLNNMINDESTEEDVTQYSRCVALMIIGGCMFPDSEGAAVKLMYLHFLEDIEIVNTFSWGSAVLAYLYRELCDTSMGVKVVLCGPVQILQIWVWSRITLLCPDRAQQLSMSAEQAGDVLQGLPYPPYGARWRRGFSWTHTAHHSVRIMRDMLDRMVEGQFLWTVYDMESPEVGGILDGDRIHLCRSACALINFHIVEMHRPERCLRQFGMCQGIPPPATNFDNFYRLTRQGRNNFVTDTPSSCAISTDVDTK from the exons ATGGTTGAAAATACGGACAATGTGTTGTATTTGCGAGATAGACACATATCAAATAATATCAACGCTGAAAATATGGATGAACTAATTCCGCCACGTCGATCTGACAAATGTCTTTGGAGATTGCTTAATGCTGGGATTCACCTCCGTGTCCGCCTATGTCTTGCACGCATGGGCTTCTATGGTGTCATTCAGTGTGGTCCAATTAAATATTACGATAATCATTTACTTACAGCCATTGTTGAGAGATGGCGTCGTGAGACACACACATTTCACCTTACAGTGGGCGAGGCAACAATCACCCTACAGGACGTTGCCCTTATTTGGGGGTTGAATATTGATGGCATGCCCATCACTGGTGTCGATACCGCGTACaacaaaaataatttacaacAGCGCTGCGCTACTTGGTTGGGTTTTAGGCCTACATCTTCTCAGATTAAAggtgcacatctttatctgacTGCGTTGCTAGACCATTGCCTAAATAATATGATTAATGATGAAAGCACTGAAGAGGACGTAACACAATATTCCCGTTGTGTTGCATTGATGATCATTGGTGGATGTATGTTTCCGGACTCGGAAGGTGCTGCTGTTAAACTTATGTATTTGCATTTTCTTGAGGACATAGAAATAGTGAATACGTTTAGCTGGGGTTCTGCTGTGTTGGCATACCTTTATAGAGAGTTGTGCGACACATCAATGGGAGTAAAAGTTGTTTTATGTGGCCCTGTTCAGATATTGCAG ATTTGGGTGTGGTCTAGAATTACTCTTCTTTGCCCTGATAGAGCGCAACAACTATCTATGTCAGCAGAGCAGGCAGGAGATGTTCTTCAGGGTCTACCATACCCACCATACGGCGCACG GTGGAGACGCGGATTTTCTTGGACACACACGGCCCATCATTCGGTCCGTATAATGAGAGATATGCTTGACAGGATGGTAGAAGGGCAG TTTTTATGGACAGTTTACGATATGGAGTCCCCGGAGGTCGGCGGAATTCTTGATGGAGATAGAATTCATCTATGTCGGTCGGCATGCGCATTGATCAATTTTCATATAGTTGAGATGCATAGACCAGAGCGATGTCTCCGACAGTTTGGAATGTGTCAGGGTATTCCGCCACCTGCTACTAACTTCGACAATTTCTATAGACTGACGCGACAAGGCCGTAACAACTTTGTCACAGACACGCCCAGCTCATGTGCAATCTCCACCGATGTGGACACGAAATGA